Within the Clostridium scatologenes genome, the region ATTGATACAAAAGATGGTATAGTATACACATCATCTCCCTTAACATTCTTAACTTTTAAATATCCATCTTGTTTAAATTTTTCTGTCATATCTTCATAATTTTGGGCACCTTCTGCATAATTTTTCCCATTACTATAACAAAAATCTTGTCCTAAAAGTATTATTGGATTACAACCTAATTGGGCTAGATTATATGCCATAACATTTGCCACAGATGCTCCACTAAACATATTATAACATTTCCATCCTAAACCCTGATGAATAAAATAATCCATATATACTGTATTCATTAGAAACTTGTTTCTTTTAAAAAAACTTGGTACTGAATGACACACCATACTAGAGTAAAACAAAGCTGAATTTTTATTTTCTACTAAATTGCTAAATAGAATTTCTTCATCGCTCCACACATCTATTCCACCTAATATATGTCCTCTAATTTTATTTTTTTCTAAAACATTTACTCCCGTTCCTACTGGTACAATAATAGCCTTATCTCCAACTTTCTTAAGGTGATCTAGATTATAATTTAATGATGGTCCTGCTCCTACTATTATTGCGGGAATATTATTGAATTTAGAATGCAATTTGGATATGGGGCTAGTTTCCTTTAAATATTTTAAATTTATTATATGACTCTGAAACCACGCTCTATGAGAAGATGTATAAGTATTAATGTTAACTCTATAGATATTCAAAAGTTCCTTTATACTCTTCATTAACTTTTCAATTAAATCACTATATAAAATTTCATAAGCTGGTAATGCTACAAGTTTAATCTTTAACTTTTTATCATTTTCAACTAAACTATTAAAAAATTGTGCTATTTTTTCATGCCTATCATCTTGAATAAAATAAATATTATTATTATTATTAAAAACATTTTTTATGTTAATATTTTGCATAGCAACTTTGAAAATTTCACTATCTGGTTCAATAATAAAACATCTTTTACCATTACTTTTAGCTACTATATCTTTAGTTTCGTAACCAAGTCCCATACCCATTATAAATATGATATCTGGATCATCCTTTAAGGCATACTCACATATAAACTTAGATTGTTCCTTAGTATTATATCTGCTATGTATTGATATATAACCATCATCAACTTTTTTTACTAAAGTATTACTGCTATCTTTTGCCTTTATTATTTCTACATTTTTTACTTCTAAATTTAAAATCTTATTATAAAGACTTAAATTGATGTTTTTTAGATATTTCATGTTCCTTGCATAAATATTATTCATAGACAATAACCCTTTCATTTTATTAAAAAAGCCAGCTAAAAGCTGGCTTTTTAATTATCTTAATAATTGTAATACTTGTTCTGGCTGTGATTTTGCTTGTGCAAGCATAGATTGAGCAGCTTGTGTAAGAATATTCTTCTTTGAGTATTCCATCATTTCATTAGCCATATCTACATCTCTAATTCTTGATTCTGATGCTTGTAAGTTTTCGCTTGCTGTTCCTAAGTTATTAATTGTATGTTCTAATCTGTTTTGGAAAGCACCAAGTTTTGATCTTTGAGCTGATACTTTTTCTATAGCATTTTGTATTGTTGATATAGCAGAGTTTGCAGCGTATTTATCATTAACTTTAATAGTGTTTCCACTAGCATCTTTTATTCCTAAAGCATTTGCTCTCATATCATCTATACCAATTTGCATTGTTTGGCCTGAATTAGCACCTATTTGAGCTGTTATAGCATTAGATGTATCGGTTGCTGCATCTACATGCTTATTAAATACTAATGTAAAGCTTTCTCCAACCTTCATGTTTCCTAAATCAGTGGCATTAAATTTAACAGCATCTGATGCTATTAATCCTGTTGCTAAAGTAAATGCAGCTGCGCCAGTTGCTTCTGTAAACTTAGAAGTTATATCATTTCCAAGATTGTCAATTACTTTGTAAGTATTAGTTACTGTACCTGAAGCACCTGTAACTGAATTAGTTTTTGTTACAGATACAGCACCATTTATAGCTCCACTATTTTGTACAGAAGCTAAACCTGCTGTATCTGCTGCAATAGTTTGCTTTATTGAACTATTGTTGTTAACTGTATATGTTCCTTTAACTTCAGCATTAACTCCAACAACATCACCATTTAAAAGTTTCTTTGTGTTGAATTCAGTAGTATTACCTATTCTGTCAATTTCATCTGCTAATTGATTAACTTCGTCTTGTATAGCTGTTCTATCAGTTGAGTTATTAGTGTCATTTGATGATTGAACTGCTAGTTCTCTCATTCTTTGAAGAATGCTGTGAGTTTCGTTTAACGCACCTTCTGCTGTTTGAATCATTGATATGGAATCCTGTGAGTTTCTTCCTGCTTGATCAAGACCTCTGATTTGACCTCTCATTTTTTCAGAAATTGCAAGTCCTGCTGCGTCATCTCCAGCTCTGTTTATTCTCAAACCTGAACTTAATTTTTCCATTGACTTTCCAGCATTTGTTGTGTTTCCTACCATTTGTCTATGAGCATTCATAGCATTCATGTTGTGATTAATTATCATAATAAATTCCTCCTTGAAATTAAGTGGGCATCCTTGCCCGCATTTTTTTTATTTATTTCTTAAAGTCATTATTGACTTTAAATACTTAATTAATAAAATATATTGATTTTTGAATAAAAACAATTATAATTTTCTTGTAAACATCGATATTTACTTTTTTTTAATCCTTGTAGTAATTTTATCGTGATATCTTTTTATAACTTTATACTATTTTAATAAAATAATTTATATTCTTTTATTAAATATTGAGTGATTGAGAATTTTTTTATTATATACATTACTAGCATTTTTAGAACTAGCTATTTTTTCAAGTTCATTTTTCGTTTCTTCTCTTTTTTTCAACATTAAATCCAAAAGATTTTTTTCGTATATTGGTATTTGAAGTTCTTCTGCAATTTCTCGAAATTCCTCTTTGGTATAATTTAATTTAATAATTTTGTCTATAGTTTGCTGTCTCTTATCTAACAGTCCATCAAGAGAATCATAATCTTCTTTTTTAAGGCTTTCAATAAGTTTTAGAGTATCTGAATTATAAACCTTAAGCTCTTTTTTTAACTCTAAATTATTCATATTGCCACCTGATTAACTTCCCAATTGTTGACTTAGACTTGCTTGTTGTGCATTTAATTTAGTCATTGCAGCCTCAAGAGCTGAAAACTTTTTGTAGTATGCGTCTTCTTTATCTGCAAGCTTTCTCTTCATTTCATATATTGCATCATCTTGTTTTTTTAAATCTTTAGTGATTGTGTTAGTTGTTTCACTATAAGTTCCTTCAAATCCAGCTGTTTTTAACAAATCGCCATCAATTTTTACTGCTGCATTATCAATTATATCTTCCACTCTCTGGAATATACCAGTATTATTATATTTTTCTGTAGCATTGGTTATGGATGAATCTGGTTTTGTAGTAAATATTTTCACTACTTGATCACCACGAGTTTCTAATGCAGTTTTTAGTTTGGTTTCATCTAATTTAAATTGTCCTGGTTTACTTATTGATTCTAAGCCAGAATAAGTATCTATTCCTAGTTCTTTCAAACTTATTCCTGCTGATTTAACAGTATCCATAAAAGCACTTCTCATGCTAGATAACATACTTTGAAGTTGTCCATCATTCCTTATTATTCCTTGTTTTGACTTATCTTCCCATGTCTTTATTTGATTTTCTGTCATTGCATTTTTTTGATCATCTGTTAATGGTTTATAATCATAACCCTTCTTTTCTCCAATTTTATCATTTATTTTTTTTACTATACCATTATATGTTTCAATAAAAGACTTTATCTTCTTTATTGAATCACTAGCATCTGCTTTTGTTGTCAAAGTTGTATTATATGCTGTTCCATTTGGATCTTTTAATATACTATAAGTCATATTATCTATAGTAAAATCATTACTTGATTTTACAACCTTAGTTGGAATTGCCGAACCTGGTGGAGTTATTTCCACTATAGAATCCTGACCAGATACTCCACCATTATATTTTATATTTAATGGTGAAAAATCAGATGTAATATTTAAATTACTTCCATCTTTTGTAAAAATCCTAAATTTTTTGGATGCAGAATCAAACTCAGCATCAATTCCTTGAGCTTTTATAGCATCCACAACTTGTTGTATAGTTTTAGTTGAATCTAAACTTATTGTTTTATCTACTCCATTAACTGTAAGCTTCAAATCCTGGCTTCCACTCATACCTAATGCCGAAAGCGTTGTATTAGCTGTAGTTCCATCTGCTAAATTTGTTCCCTCAATAGTGCTATACATCCCCAGACCTTTTAATATGGCATTGTTATCTGTATTATCATTATTCAAACCTGTTAGCTTTAACGTATTGTTGGATCCAGTATCTCTCGTTTCTATAGTTAAATTACCAGTTAACTCATTAAAATTAACTTTTAATTTGCTGTATAGGCTTTCATTTGATCCTATTGAAGCATTGTTTATATTATTAATCAAATCCTGTATAGTTTGTCCACTATTCACAGTCACATTAGCAATTTGATTTCCAACGCTTATTCTAAGTTTTCCATCTGCTATACCTAAATCAGAAAGTAATGTAGATGTATTGGGATTTATTACCTTTAAATTTGATAGATCACTTATATCTGAGCTTACTCTTACATTGTTATCGTTCAAAGAATTAAATGTAATTTTACCACTTTGAATACTAGCAGTAACCTTGCCATTAAGTTCTCCAGCAGCACCTGTTGTAGAATTAATAGCAGTATCTATAGCAGTATTTACTGCTGATAGTATGTCACTATCGGATGCAGTACTGAAATCTGTATCTGCTAATTTAGCTGCATATTGTGTTCCATTTATTGTGAAATTTATAGTCTTGTTTCTATAATCACTTCTATTTGATATCGCAACAGAATTATTATTCAAATTTGCTCCTACATATTTTGCACTTTTTGCCATTTGGTCTACTTTAATATTACTAACTCCAATTGCTGCTCCTGGCAATGCTGTAGCTGTAACTCCAGTAGTTGTGCTTGTGAGATTATTAGGATCACTAGCTGTAACTAAAGCACCTGAATAAGCTTTACTTTTAATCATATTAGTATCATCTGGTGATTCATAAAGTAAATAACTTTGCCTAAATGTTCTTATATCTTTAATAATATCTCTTAATGCGTCTTGTCTCCATTGAGTGTACTGTCTAGTTTGATTTAATTTAGTTAACTTTAAAGTCTCAGCCTCCATAAGCTTCTTTACAGTGGCATCTACATCTAATCCACTAGCCATTCCTGTTAGTCTTAATCTAGTACTGTATGTTCCACCAGTTGAGGAACCACTTGTTGAATTTACACTTGCCATTTTATGTTCCACCTCCACTTTTTTACAAAGCCCATAAAACTTTGCTAGTCCTCTATGACTTATTTTTTCTTATTTATTCATTTTAGATATTTTATAAGCCTGTTCCCAAGTATCCTTTACTTCTTCTATTAAAGGAATGATCTCTTCAAGTATTGAAATATCCTTTTTCATATTAGCATCAACAAGCCTTCTTGTTATATATTCATATATGCTCATAAGTGATACTGCCCATTCCCCACCTTTTTCCACATCAAGGGTAACCATGAGTTCATAAAATATATCCTGAGTCTTTACAATATTTTCATGTGCTCTTTTAATATCTTTATCAAGCAAACCTTGTCTACCTATTTTAGCAAACTTTACAGCACCTTCTAATAGCATAAGTAGTAATTGTTCTCTTGATGCATAGTTTACACTATTATTTTTATAAGTCTTATATGCATTTTGTGCGTACATATTTTATACACTCCTTTTTTATGTAAGAATGTGAATTTACCGAAATATATTACTATTATCGTAAGTAATTTCATTTTATTTAAGAAAGGTTTAAGAATTAAGATTAAATCTTAATTCTTAAACTGCTATTTTCTCACATCTAAAATATGTCCTGCTGCTTCACTTTGGGATTGTTTTCCTTGTTCCTCTTTATATGCTGGCACTTCTACCTCTTGAACCTTCACTGCCTCAACAGATAAGATCTTTTTTTCTCTTTTTTTCTTTTCCTTTTCAAGTTCAGAAGCAAAGCTATCTTCATTTTTGTTCTTTTTATTTTTGTTATCTTTATTTATTATTACACCACTTTTAGTATGAATCTTACCAGCACTAGTGGTTTCTTTAACTCTTTGACGTACTTCAGGATCTACTTTATTTAATCTAAATTCCATAGATATACCCCCTTAATAGTTAAAAGTTATAAATTCTTAACTAAACCCTTTCATCTATCATTATCCCTGCTAATTCACAGAGCTTATCTATCATTTCTACAATTTTCCTAGGTGGCAACTCTTGAAGTACCTCTTTTGTTGAATTGTTAACAATTTTTATTCCCATATGCTTTGCCTTTCCCACTGGTTCATATTCTACATGTGTCTCTTTTCCCTCAAGCAATTTATTTAACTTATCTGCTGCTATTTTTACTTCTTCATCAGTTACTTTACGTTCTTTAGTTTCACTAATTTCTTCAGTATTTTTTATATGCTCTATTTTAATATTATTATCCAAACTTCGTGTTGAAATGTTTGATGTAAAAACATTTTGCCTTCCCTGACTTAATCCTTTAACTTCCATGTCCAAACACTCCTTTTTATATTAATAAAATTATTTATTTTTTAATTTTTTAAGCATACTTATATCTATAGATGCTGCTTTTATATTTTCCTTTTCTACCTCTTTATACAATTCTTTTCTCAAAATCGTTACACTTTTAGGTGCTGATATAGAAAGTTTTACTGAACTATCATCTATTTTTACAATAGTAATTTCTATATCTTCTCCGAGCAAAATGGATTCTCCCTTTTTTCTACTTATAACTAACATCGCATCATCTCCCTAGGAGTTTTAAAATTTCTTAAATTAATTCTTAAATATATTATACCATTTTAAGTTTAAATTATTTTTCAAATAATAGATGCTTAATAGCATAATCAGGATTATCTAATATAATTTGTTCTCCTATTTTGTTTTTTACATTTATTAATATAGGTGCTTTCAAGTTCACTGTTATATCTGTAATATTTGTGCTCAAAGTTACTGTATTTAAAACCATAACATCTTCTTCTTTTTCTATATTCAATTCTTTTATCTTCTTATCATCTAAATTAAATTGATAATCCTTAATATAATTAAATGGCGAAACTACTATAATCCCTATGCTTTCATCATCTATAGAATGAAGTATATTAAACTCTTCATTTTCTTCTAATTTAAAAAGAATAAACTTTTTTAAATGCTCAAATCCTGGAATTCCTTTTTTAAATATAATTACATCACTTTCTTCATATTTTCTTACTCCATGGTATTTTGTTGATAGTTCCATTTTAACACCTCTTATTCTCAGCTCCTAAATTCCTATCTCATATAATCCATAAGTGTTGGTTGCAATACTTTTGCACTAGTTTGCAATGATGCTAAATATACGGTTTGCATTGTAGCAAATTCCATAACTTTTTGTGTTACATCTATATCTTCTGTTTTTGAGAGTATGTCAGTCATATTAGTGTTTCCCTGAATATTTTGTTCTTTAGCACTATCCATTCTATTTTGCTTTGCACCTACTTCTGAACGAATTTTTAAAGTTTGTTTAATTGCCTTATCTAAATCTGCTAAATCTTCATTGGTTAAAGCTTTATTAGCTGCAGCTTCATTACTTGCTCCTGTTTCATCTTTTCCATCTAGATGATTTACGATTCTAGAAAGTAAGCTTCTTAAATCATCACTTTCTCCATTACCATATTTTATTACTTCTGAAGCTGAAACATTGTAATCTACTAAAACCCCCTGAGATATTTCTGTTTTTCTTTTTCTAGATATCATATCAAACTGTGAAATATCTTCAGCAGTTGCCTTAGTAGGATCTGTAATTAACTCTGTTTTATCCGCTTTGCAATAAATAAGTTCAGCATTTCCTGAAGAAGTACAGTCAAATGTATATGTACTTCCTGATGCTGTTTTACTTTTCGTTGTAGGATCTATAGTAAGAGCCTTATTACTAACATTAGTCTCTATAGAAAATGTCAAATCATTACCTATATCAAAATTACCATCCTTATTAAGAGAAGCTGTTGATGAAGAAATAGTTCCACTAGCAGTGGTTTTTGACACATTTACCTTAGTTACTTTTCCAGAAGAATCTACTGCTGCTACTTCTATTGTAAATTTAGCATTACCAGAGCCATAAAACTTGCCATTTATAGTACCTTTTCCTCCAGCAACAGTATTAGTTACTTCTCCATATGAAGAGTCCATTGTTGCATCTACTGGTTTAGATGAACCCTTAGTACCACCAAAAACATATTCTCCAGCAAATGTAGTATTTAATATTTGACCTATCTGACCTATTTGTTGATTTATTTCATCTTTTATCTTAGTTCTTTCATCAGATCCATAAGCTGCATCACCTGATGATATAAGTCTTTCTCTTATACTCTGAAATACATTTCCAAGCTGACCTAATGCAGTGTCTGTAGTATCTAGCCAATTTATAGTATTAGTTATATTTTTATTATATTGTGTATTCGCATCTATAGCTGTATGCATTTGCATAGATCTAGCTACATTAAAAGGATCATCTGAAGGTTTCGTAAAATTCTTTCCTGTTGACATTTGCTGTTGAATTCTTTGTAAATTATTTAGATTTGCACTCATATCTGTCAAATAATTATTTGCAAGCATTTTATTTGTAACTCTCATTAAATATCACCTCTTTTTTTTACTTCTTAAGTCCATTTATTACAACGTCCAAAAGCTGATCTACAGTAGATATAAGTTTGGCATTGGCTTGATAACAGTGTTGAAACTGAACTAAATTTGCCATTTCTTCATCTAGCGATACTCCTGATACAGAGTCTCTAGATTGTGTAAAGCCTGCTAAAAGACTTGCTTGATTTGTTACAGTCTTTTTCGCTTCTTGTTCTTGAATTCCAAGTCTATCTACTGTATCTTTGAAATAGCTGTCTAAAGTCATTCCATTAGTTTTATTGATTATTGTATTTACTCCTATTTTAGAATTTAATTGAAATATACCATCAAGAAAATCAGACTTTTTAGTTTTAGTAGAATTGTCTGGATCTATGTTTTGAATAGTCATAAGACTATCTCTTAGTGTTTCCACTGCCACTGCTCTGCTTCCATCACTTTCACCAGTTTTAGGTTTATTATTTCCATCATATTCCGCTGCAGTTTTTATTTTCATAGGGTCATCCAGTATAGCTTGATTTACAGTAATATTTCCCGCTGTAATCTCAGCTTCTGCCTGCTCTATTTTACTTAAATCTGTTCCAGTATATACTCCCTTTTTTTGAGCATCTGAATTTACAAAAAAGTTATTTACTTCAGCAGCTGTATCTGCAATTGTATCCTTGCTTTGACTTACTATACCGTTAACTGCAAAAGCTAATGCTTTTGCAAACTTATTTAACTGTCCTTCATAAGTATCTATATCCTTTTGAACAGACATATATCCCTTAAGTTCTCCTGAAGGAGGTTGAAACATTTTTAAATTTTCAAATTTTATTGAACTTCCTGCTGGAAGATTACCTGCTAGTACTCCCTGCGACTTACTAGAAGTATCAACATTGAGTGCAACTCCATCATTATCTGCCCATAAAACTCTGCATTGGCTCAACTGTTTAAATTTATCTTCTGCAGTAGTTTTTACTCCATTGGAATCTGTACTATCTTGTATATCTACAGTTATAGTTACAGCATTATCACTGTTAGTTTTATCTCCATTTTTGTAATAAGTCACAGTATATTTTCCTGCAGCACCAACCTTTTGACCGTCTGCTGGTTGTATGCTATCCACATAAGAAAATCTACATGCTTGATCGGGATATTGAGTCTGTACAAGATTAAGGTTAGTTGTACCATCAGCAGCTAAAGGAGGCCTTCCATCATCTCCTGCATCTTTAGATTTTGCATCATCAGATGTTGTTACATTATTTCCTTCAAATTGTTTTCTATCTATGTTTATTCCAAATTTTTCACTTAACTGATCTAAAAGTAAATCTCTTCTATCCATTAAATCATTGGGATTATTTCTTGCTACCTTAACTTGTATTATCTCTCGATTTAATTGATCTATTTGTTTCAATTTACTGTTTATATCAAAGACATCGTCCTTTATAACAGTCTGAGTATTTTCTTTTAATTTCTCTAATTCGCTATAAGTATGATTCAAATCAGTAGTAAGAGTTAATGTGTTTTGTGCAACTATAGATCTTGAATTTGATTCCTTCGCATTCGTTCCTAAAGTATTCCATGCATCAAAGAAGTTTCCTATATCTTTAGATATACCAGTATCTGTAGGCTCGTTAAGTATATTTTCTAACTGACTTAAAAACTTATCTCTACCTTTATATTGTCCGTCAACACCTTTTTCTACTCTTATTTGATAGTCTAAAAAGCTGTCTCTTATTCTATCTATTGTAGTTACTTCAACACCAGTTCCTAATTGTCCTGGGCCTACTGCATTATTTACACTAGGCATAGGAAATGGCTTAGTAGTTTGCAATTCCGCTCTTTGCCTTGAATATCCATCTGTATTAGCATTAGCTATATTATGAGATGTTACATCTATACACCTTTGTTGAGTAAACATTCCACTTTTTGATATATTTAAAGTTCCAAATAAACCAGACATTGTGTTTCCTCCCTATTTTCTTCTTCCATATGAATTGTAAGTTTTAGGTGCTTTATTAGGATTCAAAAAATTAAGCATTTGAGTTGTAAAACCAAGCTGCTGTTTAATTAAAACATCATTTGTATCTTTTTGAAGAACTACCATATCCAAAAGCTTCTTTATGTTTCTATAATTCTTTTCAAGTTCTCCATCCTTAAGCTCCAAAACTATTTCGCTCATTTCTTTACCATTAGTTAAACTTCTTCTTTTCATTTCAAGGGAAGCCAACACCCTACTGCTTTGTTCTATCTTGCTTCTTACAGCATCCAGTGCAAAAACTTCCCTTTTTGTTAAATGTTGAAACTGTTCATCTAAACAAGATAGCAGTGTTTGAAGTGCTTTGTGTTCTTCATTCATTACTGAATTCAATTCAGACGCGTTCATCATATACCTCCATTTTATATTTTCATTTCTTCCATGATCTTTGCTGCAACTAATTTTGAATCTATATTATAAGTACCATTTTTTACTTCATTAGTTAATCTCGCTATTTTTTCTTTAGAATTTATGAATTTATCATCTAATGAATAGGAGCTCAAGCTTTTACCTATTGAGGATATCTGAACAGTATCATTCTTTTGAACTTGATCCTTTTTTTCTATACTTTTCTTGTGTTCTGAATAAAGGTTTATAACTTTATTCGGATTAATTCCATTCACTTTCATAATTATACACTCCTAACATTTATCAAGTGAAACAACTTCTTTTCTATGCATCGCTAATAGTATTATCGGGTATAAAAATCCAATGTTTATACCTGATAATAAAAGAAAAACCTTTATTTTTACTTCAAAATCCCTTTTTTTAGATACTTTAATAAGAACATAAATTTTATTAAAATTTTAAACTTAAAAATAAAATAAAAACAGCCTTTTTAAGGCTGCTTACTTTATTTTAAAGATCTAATTCTTTCTTCGCTACTTATAATGCTGGTAATTCTTACACCAAAATTTTCATCTACTACAACTACTTCACCATAAGCTACTCTTTTCCCATTTACAAGTATTTCCACAGGTTCTTCTGCTAATTTATCTAATTCTATTAAAGATCCTGTTCCTAAGTTTAGTATATCTTTTATATTCTTTTTTGTTCTTCCTAGTACTACAGATATATCTAAAGGTACATCTAATATTAAATCTATATTCTTAGGCATTTCTGCACTTGAACCTACTGGAGCTAAAGGCTGAAATGCTGCTTGTTTAACTTCAACCTTAGGAGCACTTGGTGCTTCTATAGGTTTTTCATATATAACTTGTTGCGGTTGTGCTTGTGGCTGCTGTGGTTGACTTTGCTGCACTGGCGCTTGTGACACTGGTGCTTGCTGTGGTGGAGCTGCTTGTGGCTCTGCCTGAACTGGTGCTTCTCCTTCAGGAGATTCCTGCCCCATCATTATTGATACTATCTTTTTTGCCGTAGCTATTGGCAATATCTGCATTATAGTACTATCTACTAAATCACCTATTGCTAAAGAGAAGGACACTTTAATTATCGGCTCATCTTCCGATATACCTTTAGCCACAGGGGATTTCAAGTCATTCCATATTGTAGACACAGGTGGAGATATATTTACTTCTCTCATAAACATAGTAGCCATAGATGTTGCTGCAGAACCTATCATTTGGTTCATAGCCTCTGATACAGCACTAAGCTCTATTTCAGATAATTCCTTAGGATCACCTTCTACATTTCCATTTCCACCCATCATGAGATTTGCAATTACAGCTGCATCTGTAATTTTCATAACAAGAAGATTTTCTCCAACTATACCGCTTACATACTTAACTTCCAAAGCAACATTTGGAACTTCAAATTGATCTTTTAAATCTTTTAATCTAGTTATGCTTACTATTGGAGTAGTTATATTTACCTGTTGATTAATTATTGTAGAAAGTGCTGTGGATGCAGAACCCATAGATATATTACCAATTTCCCCTAATAAGTCTCTTTCTATATCCGTTAATGCAGGTAATTCTGTTTGATCTGATGCTTCTGGTGTTTCCTCTGAAGTTTTTGTTTCTTCTGATGGTTCAGGTGGTGTGTCTTCGCCTCCCCCATTTAAAAGTGCATCTATTTCTTCTTGTGAAAGAAACCCATTACTCATAATTTTCCACATCCTTATCTATAATATCTAGTATCTGAACCCCCATATTTTTCCCCAATACTCCTGGTTTTCCATAGCAATATGGTTTATCTTCCACCATTAATTTAATAGGCATATTTGCTTTATCATTCAAGGTCAACACATCGCCTACACCTAACCTTAAGAAATCATCTACAGTAATATTTGTAGTACCTAACACTGCAGTAAGATTCATATTTACTATATTCAATCTTTGTCTTAACTTAGCTCTAGATTCCTCTAATATTCCTTCATCGTTACTATCTTGGAACCAATATTGTACTACAAGCTTATCTAATACTTTTTCTATACTTAAATAAGGTATACATATGTTAATAAAGGTGCTGCTTTTGCCCATTTCTACAGAAAAAGTTATTAAGGCTACTGCTTCATTTGGTGCTAAAGTCTGATTTAGTGCTGGATTAGTTTCTAATCCTTCTATTTCAGTATTGACTTCAAGCACGTCATCCCAGGCTAATTTCAAATTAGATATAAGGCCTGTATTTATGACCATCATAATGTTTTTATCAATGTCTGTAAATTCTCTTGCTTTATATTTTCCCGTTCCTTTCCCACCTAAAAGCACATCTATTATTTCAAAAGAAAACTGTGGATTTGTTTCAAACAATACAGATCCACTTAAAGGCGGCATTTTAAATACAGTAAGGATTGTGGGATTTGGCACAGAGTGAATAAACTCTTCATAAGTTATTTGCTGTACAGACTCTATTTTCACTTTTACATTACTTCTTACCTGTGCAGTTAAATAATTTGAAATTATTCTAGCATAGTTATCATGAATAAGTTCAAGCGTCCTTATATGATCCTTTGAAAATTTTTGAGGACTTCTAAAATCATAAGGCTTAACCTTTTGTTTTTCTTCTTCTTTTGGTACTTCATCTGGAGTCAATTCTCCAGCAGACAAGGCAGCTAAAAGAGCGTCTATCTCACTCTGCGATAATACATCTGCCATTCTCTTCCCTCATTTCCTATTAAAGA harbors:
- the fliM gene encoding flagellar motor switch protein FliM produces the protein MADVLSQSEIDALLAALSAGELTPDEVPKEEEKQKVKPYDFRSPQKFSKDHIRTLELIHDNYARIISNYLTAQVRSNVKVKIESVQQITYEEFIHSVPNPTILTVFKMPPLSGSVLFETNPQFSFEIIDVLLGGKGTGKYKAREFTDIDKNIMMVINTGLISNLKLAWDDVLEVNTEIEGLETNPALNQTLAPNEAVALITFSVEMGKSSTFINICIPYLSIEKVLDKLVVQYWFQDSNDEGILEESRAKLRQRLNIVNMNLTAVLGTTNITVDDFLRLGVGDVLTLNDKANMPIKLMVEDKPYCYGKPGVLGKNMGVQILDIIDKDVENYE
- the fliY gene encoding flagellar motor switch phosphatase FliY, which codes for MSNGFLSQEEIDALLNGGGEDTPPEPSEETKTSEETPEASDQTELPALTDIERDLLGEIGNISMGSASTALSTIINQQVNITTPIVSITRLKDLKDQFEVPNVALEVKYVSGIVGENLLVMKITDAAVIANLMMGGNGNVEGDPKELSEIELSAVSEAMNQMIGSAATSMATMFMREVNISPPVSTIWNDLKSPVAKGISEDEPIIKVSFSLAIGDLVDSTIMQILPIATAKKIVSIMMGQESPEGEAPVQAEPQAAPPQQAPVSQAPVQQSQPQQPQAQPQQVIYEKPIEAPSAPKVEVKQAAFQPLAPVGSSAEMPKNIDLILDVPLDISVVLGRTKKNIKDILNLGTGSLIELDKLAEEPVEILVNGKRVAYGEVVVVDENFGVRITSIISSEERIRSLK